Proteins found in one Perca fluviatilis chromosome 9, GENO_Pfluv_1.0, whole genome shotgun sequence genomic segment:
- the ankrd24 gene encoding ankyrin repeat domain-containing protein 24, producing MKSLKAKFKKTESQDWSKSDERLLQAVEQNEPDKVSALIVKKGLCPTKLDAEGKSAFHLCASRGRLECLEVIISHGADVNVTDGAGFSALHLTAKNGQSECLKRLLQERLAVDCTDSIGRTPLHHAAVSGCLSCSETLWDFKASLDVQDGDGATPLILAAQMSRVELCVFLLGRGANANIQDNQGRSALMLACESDSVDTVEALLRGGANTQLVDALGHKATDYSVTTGNQRIMQALQDGAPQAPEGTDEEPPQVPLGASSVQGGTTPRKRKAPPPPRSPLQIQGLPPSPRPRSSAPPAQSPEPQSSSPSPQPPDTQQSAQPEDEEVFEEIRRLRLERGRLLQKIKAFEQQQQSALSALEELSQLKQRLEEAEAERDKLLEELKGGHGVGAAEDMDEMFDFPEMLLSKRSRASPAQDEATSQRDADSANPSPVPGDPGTVAELRKQIEELTSHNSELALKVQMLEMFEKDDTDMQTSSSDFVPIVQYETLRKEFEALQERFSQAQASDEASSVAEEGGDEKSQEGCADAESLKALKEKLRGLKEQLASSQSELEELKEQMSLGVFSVECGEGETAAAGAGAGAPEGSPSQEAQQLRTRVTELEEELAKTQGEAAGQSSQDSDTIKQLTEKVEELRAALSQRESTKEDGEKGGEGEETETVKGLRDKVAELEAALAKSKMSGKEGGAAGDGDQVRRLQERLGELEEELRKCVPRSELEEVQVTLGLQCEQLARERADVARRLNNALLDLERLRPPPRGDEEEEEEEDEEHSESSEPSGMSEHSRRTMAAVREELEVARQEAAQALDCLCAEQEGRAQDALQLKDAVPLSKHKEALSAVSEQLAQTLQELQEEKTLRGRAEEQAARLEAKLQAMQDAVPKEEHEKVTAELQHALQASESSAAAAQEALSEKEMELRELKSQKAAEQGLISKEDHEALRLSLQAEINATTARFNDLTRKHEKTCTEVFQVQREALFNKSERQVAESQLATVQKQLAELQAQSSHIQELHKGIQESQGLVKEKDRKITELSKEMFRLKEALGALSPPLGITSSSTHHGNPGQQMALQNRIAILTQQLQDWERKHKQVVTVYRSHLLAAVQGRMDEEVQGLLLQILRMSQQ from the exons ATGAAGAGTCTGAAggcaaagtttaaaaaaactgaG AGTCAGGACTGGAGTAAGAGTGATGAGAGGCTCCTGCAGGCTGTGGAGCAGAATGAGCCCGACAAAGTATCCGCACTCATCGTCAAAAAAGGCCTCTGTCCTACCAAGCTGGATGCCGAGGGCAAGTCAGC GTTCCACCTCTGTGCATCGCGAGGCCGGCTAGAATGTCTGGAGGTCATCATCTCTCACGGAGCAGACGTCAACGTCACTGATGGTGCTG GCTTCAGCGCCCTTCACCTCACAGCCAAGAATGGCCAATCAGAGTGTTTAAAGAGACTCTTACAG GAGAGATTAGCAGTGGATTGCACCGACAGCATTGGTCGGACACCACTTCATCATGCAG CGGTCAGTGGCTGCTTGTCCTGCTCTGAGACTCTGTGGGATTTTAAAGCCAGTCTGGATGTCCAGGATGGG GACGGGGCCACCCCTTTGATCTTAGCAGCTCAGATGAGCAGAGTGGagctgtgtgtctttctgttggGTCGAGGTGCCAACGCAAACATACAGGACAACCAGGGAAG GTCTGCATTGATGCTGGCGTGTGAGAGTGACAGCGTTGACACCGTAGAAGCTCTACTGAGAGGCGGGGCCAACACGCAGCTGGTTGACGCCCTTGGACACAAAGCCACCGACTACAGTGTAACCACAGGAAACCAACGCATCATGCAAGCATTGCAGGATGGAGCACCTCAAG CTCCTGAGGGCACAGACGAGGAG CCCCCCCAAGTCCCCTTAGGCGCCTCATCGGTGCAAGGGGGCACTACCCCCCGCAAACGGAAAGCTCCTCCACCACCCCGCTCTCCTTTGCAG ATCCAGGGTCTGCCACCCTCTCCACGTCCCCGGAGTTCTGCTCCCCCTGCCCAGTCCCCTGAGCCCCagtcttcttctccctctccccaGCCTCCAGATACACAGCAGTCAGCCCAG CCAGAAGATGAGGAGGTGTTTGAGGAGATCCGACGGCTGCGTCTGGAGAGAGGCCGTCTGCTCCAGAAGATCAAAGCCTttgagcagcagcaacagagcgCCCTATCTGCCTTGGAGGAG TTGTCTCAACTAAAGCAGCGTCTAGAGGAGGCAGAGGCAGAGCGAGACAAGCTGCTTGAGGAGCTGAAGGGAGGCCATGGTGTTGGGGCCGCTGAGGACATGGATGAAATGTTTGACTTCCCAG AGATGCTGCTCTCCAAGCGCTCCAGAGCCTCGCCTGCTCAGGATGAGGCCACTTCTCAAAGAGACGCAGACTCGGCCAACCCCTCCCCTGTCCCCGGAGACCCAGGAACTGTTGCTGAGCTGCGCAAACAAATAGAGGAACTTACCTCACACAACTCTGAACTAGCTCTCAAAGTGCAG ATGCTGGAGATGTTTGAGAAGGATGACACAGACATGCAGACCTCCAGCTCGGACTTTGTCCCCATAGTTCAGTATGAGACCCTGAGGAAGGAGTTTGAAGCCCTTCAGGAGCGCTTCTCTCAGGCCCAGGCTTCAGACGAGGCCTCCAGCGTGGCAGAGGAGGG TGGGGATGAGAAGTCTCAGGAAGGATGTGCTGATGCAGAGAGTTTGAAGGCTCTGAAAGAGAAGTTGCGAGGGCTTAAGGAGCAGTTGGCCTCCTCCCAGTCTGAGCTGGAAGAGCTGAAGGAGCAGATGAGCCTTGGGGTGTTTTCTGTGGAGTGTGGTGAAGGGGAAACTGCCGCAGCAGGTGCTGGGGCTGGGGCTCCAGAGGGGTCTCCGAGCCAGGAGGCACAGCAGCTAAGAACGAGGGTGACGGAGCTAGAGGAGGAGCTAGCTAAGACACAGGGTGAGGCAGCCGGTCAGAGCAGCCAGGACAGTGACACAATCAAACAGCTGACGGAGAAAGTAGAGGAACTCCGTGCTGCTCTGTCCCAGAGAGAGTCTACAAAAGAAGACGGGGAGAAAGGCGGCGAAGGAGAAGAGACGGAAACAGTGAAGGGCCTCCGTGACAAAGTGGCTGAGTTGGAGGCAGCCCTGGCAAAGAGCAAGATGTCGGGGAAagaaggaggagcagcaggagatgGAGATCAGGTCCGTCGTCTCCAGGAGCGTTTGGGAGAGCTAGAGGAGGAGCTGAGAAAGTGTGTGCCTCGCTCGGAGTTGGAGGAGGTGCAGGTGACCCTGGGGCTCCAGTGTGAGCAGCTAGCCAGGGAGAGGGCGGATGTGGCTCGAAGGCTCAACAATGCCCTCCTGGATCTGGAGAGACTCAGGCCTCCTCCACGaggagatgaggaagaggaggaagaagaagatgagGAACATTCAGAGAGCTCAGAGCCCTCAGGCATGTCAG AACACTCCAGACGCACCATGGCCGCAGTGAGAGAAGAACTGGAGGTGGCGAGGCAGGAAGCAGCCCAGGCTCTGGACTGTCTGTGTGCTGAGCAGGAGGGCCGCGCACAGGACGCCCTGCAGCTGAAAGACGCAGTGCCACTCTCAAAACATAAGGAGGCGCTGTCTGCAGTGTCAGAACAGCTAGCTCAGACGCTGCAGGAGCTCCAGGAGGAGAAGACCCTTCGTGGTCGGGCTGAGGAGCAGGCTGCCAGACTGGAGGCCAAACTGCAGGCCATGCAGGATGCCGTACCTAAAGAGGAGCATGAGAAAGTCACG GCAGAACTCCAGCACGCCCTTCAGGCCAGTGAGAGCAGTGCAGCAGCGGCTCAGGAGGCTCTGAGTGAGAAGGAGATGGAGCTGAGAGAGCTGAAGTCCCAGAAGGCTGCAGAACAGGGTCTGATCTCCAAAGAGGACCACGAGGCCCTGCGGCTCTCTCTGCAGGCCGAGATCAACGCCACCACAGCCCGTTTCAACGATCTTACTCGCAAACATGAGAAGACTTgcactgag GTATTCCAGGTGCAGAGAGAGGCTCTCTTTAACAAGAGTGAGCGACAGGTCGCGGAGTCCCAGCTGGCCACGGTGCAGAAGCAGCTAGCCGAATTACAGGCCCAATCCAGCCACATCCAAGAGCTCCACAAGGGTATCCAGGAATCCCAGGGCCTGGTCAAGGAGAAGGACCGCAAG ATAACCGAGCTGTCCAAGGAGATGTTTCGGCTAAAGGAGGCCCTGGGAGCTCTGTCACCTCCGCTGGGCATCACCTCCTCATCTACCCATCATGGTAACCCTGGGCAGCAAATGGCACTGCAGAACAGGATTGCCATTCTTACCCAGCAGCTCCAG GATTGGGAAAGAAAGCACAAACAGGTGGTGACTGTGTACCGTTCGCATTTACTGGCAGCCGTACAG GGCCGAATGGACGAAGAGGTGCAGGGTCTGCTACTCCAAATCCTGAGGATGTCACAGCAGTGA